A window from Solanum lycopersicum chloroplast, complete genome encodes these proteins:
- the rpl23 gene encoding ribosomal protein L23, producing MDGIKYAVFTDKSIRLLGKNQYTSNVESGSTRTEIKHWVELFFGVKVIAMNSHRLPGKSRRMGPIMGHTMHYRRMIITLQPGYSIPPLRKKRT from the coding sequence ATGGATGGAATCAAATATGCAGTATTTACAGACAAAAGTATTCGGTTATTGGGGAAAAATCAATATACTTCTAATGTCGAATCAGGATCAACTAGGACAGAAATAAAGCATTGGGTCGAACTCTTCTTTGGTGTCAAGGTAATAGCTATGAATAGTCATCGACTTCCGGGAAAGAGTAGAAGAATGGGACCTATTATGGGACATACAATGCATTACAGACGTATGATCATTACGCTTCAACCGGGTTATTCTATTCCACCTCTTAGAAAGAAAAGAACTTAA